One Panicum virgatum strain AP13 chromosome 9K, P.virgatum_v5, whole genome shotgun sequence genomic region harbors:
- the LOC120647809 gene encoding BTB/POZ and MATH domain-containing protein 1-like, whose protein sequence is MEYSAVGAGYGFSDFVRREFLEASEHLMEDQFRIRCDVSVPAKSWTEDRPPPLSDLQRHLGNLLAAGQGADVAFRVADSLPETTELAEEPMMAEQLLEAADRYGVQRLKLICEEELSGGVNGNTVAKMLRLAVRHRCRTLREACIEFL, encoded by the exons ATGGAGTACTCCGCCGTCGGGGCAGGGTACGGCTTCAGCGATTTCGTCAGGAGGGAGTTCTTGGAGGCGTCGGAGCATCTCATGGAAGACCAATTCAGGATCCGGTGCGACGTCTCCGTTCCGGCCAAGAGCTGGACGGAGGataggccgccgccgctctccgaccTGCAGCGGCATCTTGGgaacctcctcgccgccggacaGGGCGCCGACGTCGCGTTCCGGGTCGCCG ATTCATTGCCGGAGACGACTGAGCTAGCAGAAGAGCCTATGATGGCTGAGCAATTGCTGGAAGCGGCGGACAGGTACGGCGTGCAGAGGCTCAAGCTGATCTGCGAGGAGGAACTGAGCGGAGGCGTAAACGGGAACACGGTTGCAAAGATGTTGAGGCTGGCCGTGCGTCACCGCTGCCGCACGCTCAGGGAGGCTTGCATCGAGTTCCTCTAG